A genome region from Babesia bigemina genome assembly Bbig001, chromosome : I includes the following:
- a CDS encoding 5'-3' exoribonuclease (XRN2), putative, which translates to MGVPGFFKWLAQRYPLICETYRGSAAEKDDAFKLLRSFEADDHSGQAQNVPEGFDNLYIDVNGIIHNCSHSVEELCQGIRCEEDIFVLIFQYINNLVKIVRPRKLLYLAVDGVAPRAKIMQQRDRRFRSARDSKHNDVVFKAVQEELGCDNAQAKAAEGGEAFKFDPIQITPGTLFMERLSVRLQFFANMMINDHKAWKNIKIVVSGSDVPGEGEHKIAEYIRNNKAQRHNEASAGGRACYVSHCIYGLDADLILLSLATHEPYICLIREQIYFTNRQTSSRMMMNMNDYIFLHIGILREYILNDLLQPAQLRKSPGSIDRVVDDFVLLSMFVGNDFLPHGKFSKIADGGFNHFINYYIRYIERRFSESPKADLWLVTGCGEVNYDNLKMFLGNLVKHEASCINSELGGGHDEANRSRGRSSNKNAHGEVTVIDVENCRIATDTTEFMAKYGKQPKLAAEWKARYYFAKMGIASDVILLPDGADRHNPNGPPLTIGEVVHDYLEGIQWVMYYYYRGVPSWSWYLRCKYAPLLADVQKFLKTDVIRSKVMRKGGVAMGGPVTLSTAMGIKFALEEPCTPFEQLMMILPPDSAYLLPSIFANLITDKESPLHKYYPEKFDIDMDDTNVPWGGVTLLPVVPLVELRILMNHVLLGDEVANIDKNVGLPRKLYYIESRRLTEDEKCRNNVGIARIYFSNPESQGTTVNSPMTVFGNIVGCKVEYEPFFNPTLKRGQTFPTQLMMDSRHAEDGQRDRYLGDNIWFPSLSTLPFTPFTRSGVNVFQIRSHLPSMYLWIRQPFHHNAVRNLMNAARAKYVTVGYPYQHIGRLEAIYTPYVTITNGRLHVGSPQELVALLTSIRQNLSKRGVIVSHKSPEPSIDDANYHNYVKMSRKLLYKLFDGLPGCELSNDMPSVRNARSLKLDLLCENVVVKYRVVDINLQDTERTEHSLLTFVRFIDHVSEGVPQMERAVVRGKAASSSQVELSNNLNEMIALKSAIVQHEMMYGRYSKPLIKAVCIMKGSLYGAVGSIEKVGNSFDNISAVFSIPDYRVTIGENALQMYQKHQKITHILEGREQVNWYSFDQICRMTGLSTATASAIFHLLACGKHASDIGMHLALWSDEKSCVMCLPGYTRCDDTVLTAERMSNPDSLLRGVEYSSKVVALVEDYRTNFPELFEHLHKNAGKANSTAKGEYRHHVNLDGVFVGSPELVEYKKGQLAHYVSSQVFRRLKLTIGNYRCLTPSDIEGITNTYDQDPGSEDGASCKLVRVSHIRNLHIPSYNTGTVFTHEDSITLGQCVVYINHNEVVPLGARGTVVGIYPQNSSGSGRLFEVLLERTFVGASDLFGRCGMMRGIIASVADILPLYDEAIPDQAMWSASNQSNDRANAHYVSYV; encoded by the coding sequence ATGGGAGTCCCCGGCTTCTTCAAATGGCTGGCGCAGCGGTACCCGCTCATATGCGAAACGTATCGAGGCTCCGCTGCCGAGAAGGATGATGCGTTCAAGCTCCTCAGGTCGTTTGAGGCCGACGACCACAGCGGCCAGGCCCAGAACGTACCCGAAGGTTTCGACAACCTCTacatcgacgtcaacgGAATCATCCACAACTGCTCCCACAGCGTGGAGGAGCTGTGCCAGGGTATCCGTTGCGAGGAGGACATCTTTGTGCTGATCTTCCAGTACATCAACAACCTGGTGAAGATCGTACGTCCCCGGAAGCTGCTCTATCTGGCCGTCGATGGCGTCGCGCCGCGTGCGAAGATCATGCAACAGCGTGATCGCCGCTTCAGGAGCGCGAGGGATAGCAAGCACAATGACGTCGTCTTCAAGGCGGTGCAGGAGGAGCTTGGCTGCGATAATGCACAGGCGAAGGCGGCCGAGGGTGGCGAGGCATTTAAGTTCGACCCAATTCAGATCACGCCGGGCACGCTTTTCATGGAACGGCTCTCTGTGAGGCTGCAATTCTTCGCGAACATGATGATTAACGACCACAAAGCATGGAAGAACATCAAAATCGTGGTTAGCGGATCCGACGTGCCGGGGGAGGGTGAGCACAAAATCGCCGAGTACATTAGAAACAACAAGGCTCAGCGGCACAATGAGGCGAGCGCAGGAGGAAGGGCCTGCTACGTATCGCACTGCATTTACGGGCTCGACGCCGACCTCATCCTCTTGTCCCTGGCCACCCATGAGCCGTACATCTGCCTCATTCGAGAGCAAATATACTTCACCAACAGGCAGACGAGCTCGCGCATGATGATGAACATGAACGACTACATTTTTCTGCACATCGGCATCCTGCGGGAGTATATCCTCAACGACCTGCTTCAGCCGGCGCAGCTGCGGAAGTCCCCAGGGTCCATCGACCGCGTGGTGGACGATTTCGTGCTGCTGAGCATGTTCGTCGGCAACGATTTTCTCCCGCATGGGAAGTTCTCTAAAATCGCAGATGGGGGATTCAACCACTTCATCAACTACTACATACGCTACATCGAGAGGCGGTTCAGTGAGTCGCCTAAGGCCGATTTGTGGCTGGTGACGGGGTGCGGAGAAGTCAACTACGATAACCTCAAAATGTTCCTCGGGAATCTCGTCAAGCATGAAGCCTCGTGCATAAACTCGGAGCTGGGCGGTGGTCACGATGAAGCCAACAGGTCGAGGGGCAGGTCTTCGAACAAAAACGCACATGGCGAGGTAACAGTGATCGACGTAGAGAACTGCCGCATTGCGACGGACACGACCGAATTCATGGCGAAGTACGGGAAACAGCCCAAATTGGCGGCAGAGTGGAAAGCACGCTACTACTTCGCCAAAATGGGCATAGCGAGCGACGTCATCCTGCTTCCCGACGGGGCTGACCGCCACAACCCAAACGGGCCTCCGCTGACGATAGGCGAGGTGGTGCATGATTACCTGGAGGGTATTCAGTGGGTCATGTACTACTATTACAGGGGCGTCCCGTCGTGGTCGTGGTACCTGCGATGCAAGTACGCGCCTCTGCTTGCGGACGTGCAGAAGTTTCTCAAAACGGATGTTATAAGGTCCAAGGTGATGCGCAAGGGCGGGGTGGCAATGGGTGGGCCCGTCACGCTTTCCACGGCGATGGGAATTAAGTTTGCTTTGGAGGAACCGTGCACCCCCTTCGAGCAGCTCATGATGATATTGCCGCCGGACTCCGCCTACCTCCTCCCCAGTATATTCGCCAACCTCATCACGGATAAAGAGTCCCCGCTGCACAAGTACTATCCGGAGAAGTTCGATATCGACATGGATGACACCAACGTGCCCTGGGGCGGAGTAACGCTCCTACCAGTGGTCCCGCTGGTAGAACTCCGGATCCTCATGAACCATGTGCTGCTTGGGGACGAAGTTGCCAATATCGACAAAAATGTGGGATTGCCGCGCAAACTGTACTATATAGAGTCACGGAGACTTACGGAGGACGAGAAATGCAGGAACAATGTCGGTATCGCAAGGATCTATTTCAGCAACCCGGAGTCGCAGGGAACCACTGTGAACTCGCCAATGACTGTGTTTGGAAACATTGTGGGCTGTAAAGTTGAGTATGAGCCGTTCTTTAACCCCACGCTGAAACGGGGGCAGACCTTCCCGACTCAGCTCATGATGGACAGCAGGCATGCCGAAGACGGTCAAAGGGACAGGTACCTGGGGGACAACATATGGTTCCCCTCTCTGTCAACGTTACCATTTACGCCTTTCACACGATCTGGCGTCAATGTGTTTCAAATAAGGTCGCATCTGCCCAGCATGTATTTGTGGATCCGTCAGCCGTTTCATCACAACGCCGTGCGTAACCTGATGAACGCGGCCAGGGCGAAGTACGTCACCGTTGGGTACCCGTATCAGCACATCGGGCGGTTGGAGGCCATATATACGCCGTACGTCACCATCACAAATGGGCGGCTGCATGTGGGCAGTCCACAGGAGCTCGTGGCGCTGCTCACCTCCATCAGGCAGAATCTCTCTAAACGAGGAGTTATTGTGAGCCACAAGTCTCCAGAACCAAGTATCGATGATGCCAATTATCACAATTACGTGAAAATGAGCCGTAAGCTGCTCTACAAGCTCTTCGATGGCTTACCGGGATGTGAGCTTTCGAATGATATGCCCTCTGTGCGCAATGCAAGGTCGCTGAAACTGGACCTGCTCTGCGAAAATGTAGTTGTAAAGTACCGGGTGGTGGATATCAACCTTCAGGACACAGAACGAACGGAACATTCCCTGCTCACATTCGTCCGTTTTATCGACCATGTGAGTGAGGGGGTGCCGCAGATGGAACGCGCGGTTGTGCGTGGCAAAGCCGCTTCGTCATCGCAGGTCGAACTGTCGAACAACCTGAACGAAATGATAGCGCTGAAAAGTGCCATCGTCCAGCACGAAATGATGTATGGTAGGTACTCCAAACCGTTAATCAAGGCAGTATGTATTATGAAAGGATCGCTGTATGGCGCTGTCGGCTCAATTGAAAAGGTTGGCAACAGTTTCGACAACATCTCAGCGGTGTTCTCGATACCGGACTACAGAGTCACGATCGGGGAAAACGCCCTGCAGATGTATCAGAAGCACCAGAAAATTACGCATATTCTGGAAGGAAGAGAACAAGTTAATTGGTACAGCTTCGACCAAATTTGTAGAATGACCGGACTGTCTACAGCAACCGCATCTGCAATCTTCCACCTGCTGGCATGCGGCAAACACGCCAGCGATATAGGGATGCACTTGGCACTATGGAGCGACGAAAAGTCATGCGTCATGTGCCTGCCGGGTTACACGCGCTGCGATGACACTGTTCTCACGGCAGAACGGATGTCGAATCCCGATTCGTTGCTACGGGGGGTGGAGTACTCCAGTAAAGTAGTTGCGCTTGTCGAGGATTACCGAACGAATTTCCCAGAACTCTTCGAGCATTTGCATAAAAACGCTGGAAAGGCGAACAGTACCGCAAAGGGCGAGTATCGACATCACGTCAACCTAGATGGGGTATTCGTTGGTTCGCCGGAGTTGGTGGAGTATAAGAAGGGTCAGCTGGCGCACTACGTTTCCTCTCAGGTATTCCGCAGGCTAAAGCTTACCATAGGTAACTACCGCTGTTTAACGCCGTCTGATATTGAGGGTATCACCAACACGTACGACCAAGATCCGGGGTCGGAAGACGGCGCCAGCTGCAAGCTTGTACGAGTGTCGCACATCAGGAATCTGCACATACCATCGTACAACACTGGAACGGTGTTCACGCACGAAGACAGTATCACTTTGGGGCAGTGCGTTGTGTACATCAACCATAACGAAGTCGTGCCGCTTGGCGCTCGGGGCACGGTGGTTGGAATATACCCGCAAAACTCGAGTGGCAGTGGCCGGCTATTCgaggtgctgctggagaggACATTCGTAGGCGCCAGCGATCTCTTCGGTAGATGTGGGATGATGCGAGGCATCATCGCTTCCGTTGCCGACATCCTGCCATTATACGACGAAGCAATCCCCGATCAAGCAATGTGGTCGGCGTCAAACCAATCTAACGACCGGGCAAACGCCCATTATGTTAGCTATGTCTAA
- a CDS encoding 60S ribosomal protein L27, putative, whose translation MLLLSLCRYARYGSSKGRGPLIAKFAPVGFKKGFGAVGLGKHTKKGFFIINKLLVPNLHVPQNTKPELKPYVSPRTLQLLSQEREKEKA comes from the exons ATGCTGTTACTTTCGCTCTGCCGCTACGCGCGGTACGGGTCCAGCAAGGGCAGGGGGCCGCTCATAGCGAAGTTCGCTCCCGTCGGTTTCAAGAAAGGCTTCGGCGCGGTCGGCCTGGGCAAGCACACCAAAAAAG GATTCTTCATCATAAACAAGTTGCTGGTGCCCAACCTACACGTGCCACAAAATACTAAACCAGAG CTGAAGCCCTACGTGTCTCCAAGAACTCTGCAACTCCTATCGCAAGAACGAGAAAAAGAAAAGGCGTAG